The DNA window GGAACCGGATTCTTGAAGATGTTGCTGACTCTTTGAGAGTTTGTTGCTCGTTCAAGAATTATGGATGCCCAGCAACTGTTAGGTACCCCGATAAGATCAACCACGAAAAGTTATGTTCTTTCATAGAGTGCTCATGCCCCATTGAAGTTTGCAATGTCAAGGGAACCTCTGAAATGATTTATGCTCACTGTAAAGTGATACATAAAAATTTTGTGAAGCCGTTTGTTTTTGGTCGTAAATTCCCTGTTTCTGTCCGGCTGAATGATAATTTCTTTATTCTCCAAGAGGAAAACACAGACATTGTGTTTGTTCTGAACAACACAATGTGTTCTTATGGGAATATTCTTACAATCTGTTGTCTTGGACCGTTAGCAGCTGGATGCTGCCCCTATGAAATTGAAGTGAATGCCAACTCAAGTCACAAGTTTCACAGTACTACCCAGAACATTCAAGGCACCGGCAATTACTATCGTTCTTTTTCAGGGTTCCTTCTTGATAGTGACCACGAATTTTTTGCTGACGGTATGATCAAGATGGAGTTTTGTGTTTATCGCGCACTGGAGCTTGCTTAAGAGGATGACTTGTTTATGTAGTcttgtttatgtattttttggttaattttggtgaagatggatatttttgttcttgtttttgttcttGTTCAGGGTTAATTTTAGTGAAGATGGATGTTAATGTAATTGTTTTTCTAAACGTTCtgaaatgtttgaatatttaatgaagTGAATTATTAATCTTACTTTTATGCTTGTTTATATgtctttataaattttattttacatgttATGTAAGTAATGTAAGTAATGTATGTTCTATATGTTTTATGTACATTATTTTTTTGTCCAGAGTAACAAATATCAGGGTCCACTGctcaatccattttaaaaagTCAGGGACCTTATGTGAACAAAAGTATAAGAATGAAAGACAGTGGTCATGCATGAACCATATGTATTTCATTtttctcaaaataaatttataaaatttccaaCATATAAGTGTCTTTGAATAAAATAACAACATATCAGGAAATAATAAACAATGCTAAATTATGAAATAGCACATATAGAAAACATAtaagtgttttaaaataaaataacaacataTCCGGAAATACAAAACAACGctaaatttatttgttcttccgtttttatttgttcttctGTTTTTTGCTGCACCCTTCTTCTAGACCTTCAGCCACATCAGATGGGCCTTCAGCAGCAGCAATCTCCACTTCCAAGGCTTCTACTTGGCCCTCATCTTCAGTGCCGTACCACTCTAGCAACAATATTTCATCACCTGGACCTTCTTCAACTCCCGCAGCATCTTCAACTGCCTCCACTGGACCATCTTCAACTGGCTCAAATggaccatcttcttcaatttcttttaattcTAACTTGGGTCCACTCTCAGGCACCAAATTATGCACATCATCAGAGGTTAAATATCTAACGTAGACATCAACCACACCTTCTTTTAGTCCAGCCCTTGCCATCTCCTCAACATCTCTATCATGTTCAAGAGGTTTTATCCCTCGATGATAGTCCAACTCTGGCTGCCTCCAATAATACATAACCAGCCCCTTCACTCCAATTTTTTTGACCCACAAATCAAGCCTATTCAGTGACAGTTGGGAAATGTCAAAACATCTTGCACACACCTCGCCCCACAAATAACCACCTTCTCCAAATTCTCCATCGTAGTGCAGAACAATTTCCAGGATCTCAGAATCCAGTTCCACGGTACGGGCTGTTCAAACAAACAATATAGAGACATTCATTCACAGACAttatgcaaaacaaatcaacaaattttACAACCAACTTGAGAATAACTCCCCCAAAAAAATATACCCATAAACctaaaaatttacaataaacctaaaatcacaatttcaaGTATCCAAAAACACATACCCAAAAACCAACAAAATTACCAtaaacactaaaattaaaattcgaatCTGGCCATTTCTTCCCTTTCGTCTCATCACTGCCGAATAAGATCTTTTCTTTTCCCATTATCTTCTTAGCCTGTTTTACCATATAAAGATATCAATACCAAAAATGTGTCCACATGACAGTAACTCGACAAAAATTAATCaaccattttttttcatacccGGATTTGTTCTTCCTCGAAATGCAACGCAGGCGAACTACAGAATGAGAGAAAATGAAGAGCAACCAAACGACGATGACAAACGTCTAGGTCAGAGGAGATGGGAAATAGAAAAAGActgatttcaaaaacaaatataatgaagaagaaagagTATGTCAGAAGGTGAAAaaatagagagagaaaattaactCAGtcggttaaaaaaaatttgattttaaaatttgaaaagtcaacCGACATGTCAGAGGGAGGAACTGTTGCTTCTGACAGAGGACAGGTCACGTGGGTCGACAGGTGGCGAGGAAAACGCATGCAAACGATTAAATCGTTGGCGGCGCCGTgattctgtgttttttttttcagaagggccgtgaatggcgccgccataaaggtcagggggtttagtgaagcttttgaaaggtgagggggtttagggaagcttagtgcaaaggtcgaggaccgtccatgattattagccaataaagagaaaattagtgGAATCAGATGATTCTGATTTTCAAGAAGAAATTCCTTCTTCTAAGAAGATTAGAACAAATTTAGAAGCATCAGCAAGTGCTCCAAAGATATCATGCGTTGCTTAAATTTTTAGTTagtatgatttattttgtagatgtcttttactaattttttttttttgaattttttaaatgtttttgtaGAAAAAACTACATGCTAACACTGCAACAAAATCACTCAAATCTGTTGTTGTAGATACCATTGACAAGCAACAAGGCCTTaaggtatttttatttttgtaattttctatatttttgaCTGTTTCTGATATTTGGCTATGTCATGAATACAATcattttatatgttattttcttctttcattagttatttattttttttctttagtaatatttttatagatttacaTTCAtactttttgtatattttatatattcttGTTGTTTGCTTTCAAttgatttaatatataaattatttgtaattgTTATGTATATATTTTCTGTCTTTTTATTGTATACTTACATTATGTTTTGCTAATAAactatgtaattttttataaccTGATTAATTTTCcttctttttattgttttaaatgctTATAATCCTATGTTGTTGTAATATTTATTGTGTTCCTTAACTGTATTTGATaacttatttatatatataaaaatatatatgcaaAATGCATTCACTAATTATATACTTTTTATGTATACTTATGTTATTCTTTGTgtatttcatataaataatatgtttaGATTAACTGACATTATTAGTAGTATGCTTTATGTACTCTTATTGTCTActttcattatattttttagtactgactttatttttactttttaatgaactcttttttatttatttattactatCATAATTTTAACCTTGTATTTATCGTTTTTGTATAATACAGCTCTATGATCCATTTTTTGAAGTCGAGCAGTATTTTACTACTAGGATCAATCATAATGTTGGAAACAGCGTTATTTCGAacatcaaatcaaaacttaGCGAGAAACAACTCACCCTTTTTTCTTCAACATGCTTtgaaaattttttaaatataaaagggtATGAATTGCAATGCAATTTAATTCATGGCTTGTTGTTAAGGGAGGTGAAGCAACCAGCTCCGTATGAAATGTGGGTTAGAATCTGTGGCAAATTGTTGAAATTTGGATTAGAAGAGTTTATCATTGTGACTGGGCTAAAAAGTACTGGGGAGTCAGATAGGTCTAAATATGCTTCTTTTGAAAGTTCTTTAAAAGCAAAATACTTCACTGGATTGAACAAGATTTCAAAGAAAAGTGTTGAAGAGTGTTTTCTATTGAAAAGATGGGAATTTGATGAAGATGCAGTGAAACTAGCAATATTGTATTTCATCGAGTTGTTCCTATATAACAACAAGTCGGAGAGGTTAGTTGTTGATTCAACTATTTATTTAGTTGATTCGGGGTTGTTTGAGGATTTTGCTTGGGGTAAGGACTTATTCCACTGTACTATCGAGTTCTTGAAGAACAAGTTCAAGTCTCTAAATACTTTGACTTGATGAATTCCCCAATTAAAGCTGAACTTGCTTGATTTTGCTCCCCCATTCTTACTTCCGATGGGCATGTATGAACATTGTTCATCTTTCTTATTATGAACATTTCTGTTTTACCATTTCTAGTTGCCCTTATTTCCCATTTGCATTTTGCATCTATACAAATCATGAGGAATTCCCTTTTGCatgattttgtaattttgtatCGAAAATGGTTGATGACAGAATATAATCCCAATGACAGCTTCATTGTTTCTTTGTTGACAAAAGTCTGCCCGACAAATATGTCTGTTTGCCTTGGATTTGTAATGACTGTACTTGAAGAAGAATGGCTATCTAGTTGTGTTTCTTCATTAATTCTTGTTTCTTCCACTATTTCATTGCTCAACATTTGCGCGTATTGGAATATATCTGAGATATTCCATGATGATTCTGTTTCGGTTGATTGATCATCAAAAACTGTTGTGGCTGATCCACTATTTATAAAGTATGATTGTGCAACCACTTTTGAAGATTCATCGCTTTTGTCATGAAGTTGTATTTCTTCAAATGTAATGCAAAGTGGATATCTTGTAATGTCTTTTTCATTCTTCTTGATGTCAATGTAGAAGCACAAACTGTCATCATCATCTATTTTTATAGGAAAGTAACCCTCTTTTAGCTGGTAATTAATGTCAATTGATGTATCCTCCTTGTACACTTTCAGTTTACTAAAGACAATATCCATCATTTCTTCAAACTTTGCATCTAGCTGTATTCTAACTCCCTTGACTTTATAATCTGTGAAAATATACTTTTCATCGCATCTTCCATTATAATGGATGATAAGTGGTAATGATTCCATTTCTGTATCAtgaaaacaaattacagataGTAAGTAAACATGAATAATACATGaataatacaataaaaatataaaaattaatgaaacaattattgataataaaacTACATAGGAGGTCAATGGAAAATATACAGAAAACATACCAAAGTACTGAAATTGATACCGAGTAATTGTATCATACAAGTCAGGATAGAATACAAATATTATACATAAGGCATACCAAAGCACAGAAGTCGAGGCTCAATATCGATTGCAGCAAAGCTGAAATTGATACCGAGTAATTGTATC is part of the Mercurialis annua linkage group LG3, ddMerAnnu1.2, whole genome shotgun sequence genome and encodes:
- the LOC126672412 gene encoding putative E3 ubiquitin-protein ligase SINA-like 9; translation: MERKNKIMKLGFFVAFAVAVLLVNCVPIIFCIILNSFNLLVLSFIIGRNFKGYIRLHREINRQKNENLMAKIRNGFSKKPFHYTRSISCIATTTTDSSISEYTNCSYSQNNQKMSDNIVVSSLNMELMDCPICCEPFTTPIIQCENGHATCNACSEKTQKCHSCTLPIRRMRNRILEDVADSLRVCCSFKNYGCPATVRYPDKINHEKLCSFIECSCPIEVCNVKGTSEMIYAHCKVIHKNFVKPFVFGRKFPVSVRLNDNFFILQEENTDIVFVLNNTMCSYGNILTICCLGPLAAGCCPYEIEVNANSSHKFHSTTQNIQGTGNYYRSFSGFLLDSDHEFFADGMIKMEFCVYRALELA
- the LOC130015253 gene encoding uncharacterized protein LOC130015253, with product MSEGGTVASDRGQPIKRKLVESDDSDFQEEIPSSKKIRTNLEASASAPKISCKKLHANTATKSLKSVVVDTIDKQQGLKLYDPFFEVEQYFTTRINHNVGNSVISNIKSKLSEKQLTLFSSTCFENFLNIKGYELQCNLIHGLLLREVKQPAPYEMWVRICGKLLKFGLEEFIIVTGLKSTGESDRSKYASFESSLKAKYFTGLNKISKKSVEECFLLKRWEFDEDAVKLAILYFIELFLYNNKSERLVVDSTIYLVDSGLFEDFAWGKDLFHCTIEFLKNKFKSLNTLT